Proteins from a genomic interval of Danio rerio strain Tuebingen ecotype United States chromosome 4, GRCz12tu, whole genome shotgun sequence:
- the shank3b gene encoding SH3 and multiple ankyrin repeat domains protein 3 isoform X13: MQLPRGMSRTKSFGAPEDDRISALIGEHRFPRSSSMTDSFRQDSIPPPPQTAPPPPPTPYFLDSGPPPSFLPPPPPSRAANQSRSSFRPGAEPKIHGPVTTDRQRKTRSMIILQDTSHLPVEPTPITRPQTPTSGPVPPERGRRRGPPVENPYANVGRLSAVYTPTKPQRRKSPLVKQGPVEEGAAAHSSRDPSPLGGSRIPHSSRAEQFQQQVLSERARITPPGARRRPSVFLSVEGGATEPQTTPLLSQSHSVDELAELPPPAPMLSPGPPPGGTTFIHPLTGRPLDPSSPLALALAARERALSGRNTPTPTPSPTPSPTQGRAVERPETEGGATPPAPLEAPPSNSWRDEPVSITETASQVTSGSPGSGRSLEEALAPPGVQNIQPALMDTEHTPPAVPPTLPSPAPTLSNLTARSMTMSSEEEAEPYTVTLPPALLSSSDEETREELRKIGLVPPPQPFANGLLIKETSKATLSISPSGSRPSIAKTSSGKASDSTADSGVEDPHMETTSTVSTVSSMSTLSSESTDSAHASKPRCGVGRGRPAHLRDPLLKQSSDSELLPHPPSTGPSRPRYLFQRRSKLWGEEPRAQMGSSDESRPAAMGAELLSKDTHSLGEEPPMGAPLDPGRRSPVGGARLFSSLGELHTISQRSYGTTFTIRPGSRYPVTRRTPSPGATPERSEPLGPVRTFGPHHHHHTILKSSSLSLPQEPKEVRFVMRSASARARSRSPSPSPCASPCPSPVLGAPLLALRPFRQRPLALWSKYDVGEWLESVGLGEHRARFLEHEIEGAHLPALTKDDLAELGVTRVGHRMNIERALKQLLES, from the exons ATGCAGCTCCCTCGGGGGATGTCAAGAACCAAGTCATTTG GTGCTCCTGAGGATGATAGAATCTCAGCCCTGATCGGAGAGCATCGCTTTCCAAGAAGTTCCTCAATGACTGACAGCTTTAGACAAGATAGCATCCCACCCCCTCCACAGACAGCTCCCCCACCACCTCCGACTCCCTATTTCCTTGATTCAGGGCCACCTCCATCCTTTCTTCCACCTCCGCCCCCTTCACGTGCTGCCAACCAGAGTCGCTCAAGCTTCCGCCCAGGAGCAGAGCCGAAAATCCATGGCCCAGTCACAACAGATCGCCAGCGAAAAACACGCTCCATGATCATTCTTCAGGACACCAGCCATTTGCCAGTGGAGCCTACCCCTATTACAAGACCGCAAACGCCTACCTCTGGACCGGTTCCTCCAGAGCGTGGTCGTAGGCGTGGACCACCTGTGGAGAATCCGTATGCTAATGTAGGTCGATTAAGTGCTGTCTATACTCCCACCAAACCTCAGCGTAGAAAGAGCCCACTAGTCAAACAAGGACCAGTCGAGGAGGGAGCTGCTGCTCATTCTAGCCGAGACCCTTCTCCATTGGGAGGTTCACGAATTCCTCACAGCAGCCGGGCGGAGCAGTTCCAACAGCAGGTTCTCTCCGAGCGAGCTAGGATCACACCTCCTGGGGCTCGACGCAGGCCTAGCGTTTTTCTGTCTGTAGAAGGGGGAGCAACAGAGCCACAGACAACTCCATTACTCTCTCAGTCTCACTCAGTGGATGAGTTGGCTGAGTTACCTCCACCTGCACCAATGCTCTCTCCTGGCCCACCACCAGGGGGGACAACTTTTATACACCCTCTAACAGGTCGACCACTCGATCCTTCATCACCTTTAGCACTTGCACTGGCTGCACGAGAACGTGCACTTAGTGGCCGAAATACACCCACCCCCACACCTTCGCCCACACCTTCGCCCACTCAAGGTAGAGCAGTGGAAAGGCCCGAGACAGAAGGAGGAGCAACACCACCTGCTCCTCTTGAGGCTCCTCCATCTAATTCCTGGAGAGATGAACCAGTCAGCATCACAGAAACGGCCAGCCAAGTGACTAGTGGTAGCCCAGGGTCTGGAAGAAGCCTTGAAGAGGCGCTCGCTCCACCCGGGGTGCAAAATATCCAACCTGCGCTGATGGATACAGAACATACCCCACCAGCAGTCCCACCCACTCTACCTTCCCCTGCCCCTACTCTTTCCAATCTGACTGCTCGAAGTATGACTATGAGCTCAGAGGAGGAAGCGGAGCCCTACACAGTGACACTTCCCCCTGCATTGCTCTCATCCAGTGATGAGGAAACCAGAGAGGAGCTTCGGAAAATAGGCCTGGTTCCACCGCCTCAACCTTTTGCTAATGGCCTTCTAATTAAAGAAACATCCAAAGCCACTCTGAGCATTTCACCTAGCGGGTCACGGCCATCCATTGCTAAGACCTCCTCTGGTAAAGCAAGTGATTCAACAGCAGACTCTGGGGTTGAAGACCCTCATATGGAGACCACCAGTACTGTTTCCACAGTCTCCAGCATGTCCACTTTGTCTTCAGAGAGCACAGACTCCGCTCATGCAAGCAAACCACGTTGTGGGGTGGGGCGTGGTCGCCCCGCCCATCTCAGGGACCCACTGCTTAAACAGTCATCAGACAGTGAGCTGCTTCCACACCCACCCAGCACAGGCCCCAGCCGTCCTCGCTACCTATTCCAAAGACGTTCCAAACTGTGGGGGGAGGAGCCCCGGGCCCAGATGGGGTCATCAGATGAAAGTCGGCCTGCTGCTATGGGGGCAGAGTTGCTTAGCAAAGACACTCATTCACTGGGTGAGGAGCCACCAATGGGAGCACCACTTGACCCTGGCAGGAGATCGCCTGTGGGAGGTGCCAG ACTTTTTAGTAGTTTAGGAGAGCTTCACACCATCTCACAAAGGAGTTACGGCACCACCTTTACAATCCGACCTGGCAGCCGATACCCAGTGACCCGTAGGACTCCAAGCCCTGGAGCCACCCCAGAACGGAGTGAACCATTGGGGCCTGTCCGTACATTCGGCCCACATCACCACCATCATACAATCCTCAAGTCTTCTAGCCTAAGTTTGCCCCAGGAGCCCAAGGAGGTTCGTTTTGTCATGAGGAGTGCTAGTGCTCGAGCCCGCAGCCGCTCTCCATCCCCTTCTCCATGTGCCTCCCCCTGCCCCTCGCCGGTACTGGGAGCCCCTCTCCTGGCCCTGCGACCGTTCAGACAGCGCCCCCTAGCACTGTGGAGTAAGTATGATGTGGGAGAGTGGCTAGAGAGTGTGGGACTAGGGGAACATCGTGCACGCTTTTTAGAGCATGAGATTGAAGGAGCACACCTGCCTGCCTTGACCAAGGACGATCTGGCAGAGTTAGGGGTGACACGGGTTGGACACAGAATGAACATTGAACGTGCACTAAAGCAGTTGCTAGAAAGTTGA